One stretch of Muribaculum intestinale DNA includes these proteins:
- a CDS encoding DUF3868 domain-containing protein — protein MKRLLHSIHIMMAAAILTATASAASSTGITRNIDFHRAGPDMRVAMELVLDSLHLGADHQIYVTPVINGGTADSTQRVALPTVLINGRNMHYAYERGSLRREIVDSYNLSAEIWRHNGRPQQHPYAETTPMRRWMYGPKAFLSIVYDTCGCGVPAGREIVKIPLGLTPVMRHAYLTPEVTELPVAIHEGKARVQFEVDRTELHPEPYKCRNGQRIDNREQLSIIYDSIRYATSDPNVEIARIDICGYASPESPYSHNDYLATNRSRALAEYIGERFSLPAEKCTYSAVPENWGEFREMVVASPELTDRQRADLLELIDAPAYGPADYDAKERTLKTDPRFARLYRDMILPKWFPRLRATKFAISTRLKPMSDEQLARIIDTDPEMMSLNQMFRVARLYPEGSPEFNRVIGIALEHYPDSPVANLNAAVAAIAAADYDRAALLLDRAGDSPQAENARGVVAVRRGDFDSARTHFLNAADRLPEAAKNLEELPQ, from the coding sequence ATGAAACGACTTCTACACTCTATACATATCATGATGGCCGCCGCAATCCTTACGGCCACAGCCTCCGCGGCATCGTCGACAGGCATTACACGCAACATCGACTTCCACCGCGCCGGCCCCGACATGCGCGTGGCCATGGAGCTTGTGCTCGACTCGCTCCACCTCGGCGCCGACCATCAGATCTACGTCACTCCGGTAATCAACGGAGGCACAGCCGACTCCACCCAGCGGGTAGCCCTCCCAACCGTGCTCATCAACGGACGCAACATGCACTACGCCTACGAGCGCGGCTCGCTCCGCCGCGAGATTGTCGACTCCTACAATCTGTCGGCCGAGATATGGCGCCACAACGGACGCCCCCAGCAGCACCCCTACGCCGAGACTACTCCCATGCGCCGCTGGATGTACGGTCCAAAGGCATTCCTCAGCATCGTCTACGACACATGCGGATGCGGAGTGCCCGCCGGACGCGAGATTGTGAAGATACCCCTCGGGCTCACACCCGTGATGCGCCACGCCTACCTCACCCCCGAAGTCACCGAGTTGCCCGTAGCCATCCACGAAGGGAAAGCCCGCGTGCAGTTTGAGGTCGACCGCACAGAGCTCCACCCCGAGCCCTACAAGTGCCGCAACGGACAGCGCATCGACAACCGCGAGCAGCTCTCCATAATATACGACTCGATACGCTACGCCACCTCCGACCCCAACGTCGAGATAGCACGCATCGACATATGCGGATACGCATCGCCCGAGTCGCCATACAGCCACAACGACTACCTCGCCACCAACCGCTCGCGCGCACTGGCCGAGTACATCGGCGAACGCTTCAGCCTCCCCGCCGAGAAGTGCACCTACAGCGCCGTGCCAGAAAACTGGGGCGAGTTCCGCGAGATGGTTGTAGCCTCGCCCGAGCTGACCGACCGACAGCGCGCCGACCTCCTCGAGCTCATCGACGCCCCCGCCTACGGCCCGGCCGACTACGACGCCAAGGAGCGCACGCTCAAGACCGACCCGCGCTTTGCCCGACTCTACCGCGACATGATTCTCCCCAAATGGTTCCCGCGCCTGCGCGCCACCAAGTTTGCAATATCCACACGTCTTAAGCCGATGTCCGACGAGCAGCTCGCCCGCATCATCGACACCGACCCAGAGATGATGTCGCTCAACCAGATGTTCCGAGTGGCGCGCCTCTACCCCGAAGGCTCCCCCGAGTTCAACCGCGTGATAGGCATCGCCCTCGAGCATTACCCCGACTCGCCCGTGGCCAACCTTAACGCCGCCGTCGCGGCAATTGCCGCCGCCGACTACGACCGCGCCGCCTTGCTGCTCGACCGTGCCGGCGACTCGCCCCAGGCCGAGAACGCCCGAGGGGTGGTGGCTGTAAGGCGCGGCGACTTCGACTCGGCACGCACCCACTTCCTCAACGCCGCCGACCGACTCCCCGAGGCCGCCAAAAATCTTGAGGAACTGCCGCAATAA
- a CDS encoding DUF3575 domain-containing protein: MRKFLRSTIILIVLFFSGTIATEAQLAVKNNLLYDLTTTPNLGLEYGVGYRSTVSLVYGLNPWSFSGGERKAKHWVLMPEYRWWLCSRFNGHFFGVHALGGEFNAANMNIPVPGAFFGGDNLRSGVRDYRYQGSFLGAGATYGYQWILSRHWNIEAEVGVGYAHVWYDKYACGECGARLADGGTNYFGITKLGISFLYLF, from the coding sequence ATGAGGAAATTTCTTCGAAGTACTATAATTCTGATTGTCTTATTTTTTTCAGGGACAATAGCTACGGAGGCACAGCTTGCAGTAAAAAACAACCTGTTGTACGACCTCACCACCACTCCCAATCTCGGATTGGAGTACGGGGTGGGCTACCGCTCTACCGTCAGTCTCGTGTATGGACTCAATCCCTGGAGCTTCTCCGGCGGAGAGCGCAAGGCCAAGCACTGGGTGCTCATGCCCGAGTACCGGTGGTGGCTCTGCTCGCGCTTTAACGGCCACTTCTTCGGTGTGCACGCCCTTGGCGGCGAGTTCAATGCCGCCAACATGAACATCCCCGTGCCCGGCGCATTCTTCGGGGGCGACAACCTCCGCAGCGGAGTGCGCGACTACCGCTACCAGGGCAGTTTTCTCGGCGCAGGCGCCACCTACGGATACCAGTGGATACTGTCGCGCCACTGGAACATCGAGGCCGAGGTAGGTGTCGGATACGCCCATGTGTGGTACGACAAATATGCCTGCGGAGAGTGTGGCGCGCGCCTGGCCGACGGCGGCACCAACTACTTCGGCATCACCAAGCTCGGCATATCATTCCTCTACCTCTTCTAA